One region of Desulfovibrio sp. JC022 genomic DNA includes:
- a CDS encoding outer membrane lipoprotein-sorting protein, which yields MKSKILSFIATMALVSLMSASAMAAPDVETIVNNANHMALYQGETCKGKVHLEITDSQGRTRERDLNILRKDAGDGDSRQLYMSYFKSPADVRKMVFLVHKTVEPGKDDSRWLYMPSLDMVKRIAAGDKRTSFAGSDFLYEDISGRSLHEDVHELIGTENGCYMLKNSPKNPGDVEFSHYVAYVDMKTYLPMKMEYFKGSDKPYRTMEVIKVDEIASDKSGEIYPTVTVSKVKNLETGSETVMTFSGVVYDLPVKESIFGERYLRRPPRELMR from the coding sequence ATGAAATCAAAAATATTATCTTTCATAGCAACAATGGCACTGGTTTCATTAATGAGTGCATCCGCAATGGCAGCACCTGACGTTGAAACCATAGTCAACAACGCCAACCACATGGCCCTTTATCAGGGCGAAACCTGCAAAGGTAAAGTGCACCTTGAAATCACCGATAGCCAAGGGCGTACCAGAGAGCGGGACTTGAACATCCTGCGTAAAGATGCGGGCGACGGTGACTCCAGACAGCTGTACATGTCCTACTTTAAATCCCCGGCAGACGTGCGCAAAATGGTTTTCCTTGTGCACAAAACCGTTGAACCGGGCAAGGACGATTCCCGCTGGCTGTACATGCCCAGTCTGGACATGGTGAAGCGGATCGCTGCCGGGGATAAAAGGACCAGTTTTGCGGGCTCCGATTTCCTGTATGAAGATATCTCCGGGCGCAGCCTGCATGAAGACGTGCACGAATTGATCGGGACTGAAAACGGCTGCTACATGCTCAAAAACAGTCCTAAAAATCCCGGTGATGTGGAATTTTCCCACTATGTTGCTTACGTGGATATGAAAACCTATCTGCCCATGAAAATGGAGTATTTCAAAGGATCGGACAAACCTTACCGGACCATGGAAGTGATTAAGGTAGATGAAATAGCCTCAGATAAGAGTGGCGAAATCTATCCCACGGTTACCGTTTCAAAGGTCAAGAATCTTGAAACCGGAAGCGAAACTGTAATGACTTTCTCCGGCGTGGTTTATGATCTTCCGGTCAAGGAATCCATCTTCGGCGAAAGATATCTGCGTCGTCCGCCGAGGGAATTGATGCGATGA
- a CDS encoding MarR family transcriptional regulator: protein MDNKEEEIRYMTGRLTRIINKHSRIEEQPIVLGDGLELTPREIRCLHAIGLNEGANLKSIASVLGVTKSAISQMVGKLEKRGVARKEHAPDNRKELLARLTDKGWEAFNIHQEFHERHMANLKDRLGEFTDPQLATASAVLAVVETVVDDRLAEMFGKKA from the coding sequence ATGGACAATAAAGAAGAAGAGATCCGTTACATGACTGGCAGGTTGACCCGTATAATCAATAAGCACAGCAGGATTGAGGAGCAGCCCATAGTCCTCGGCGATGGGCTGGAACTTACCCCGCGGGAAATTCGCTGTTTGCACGCCATTGGCCTCAATGAAGGTGCTAATTTGAAGAGCATTGCTTCCGTGCTGGGGGTGACCAAGAGCGCGATCTCGCAGATGGTCGGGAAATTGGAAAAACGTGGGGTTGCCCGTAAGGAACATGCTCCTGATAACCGCAAGGAACTTCTGGCTCGACTTACTGATAAAGGTTGGGAAGCTTTTAACATTCATCAGGAATTTCATGAGCGGCATATGGCTAATCTGAAAGATCGACTGGGTGAATTCACAGATCCGCAGCTGGCTACGGCTTCGGCTGTACTTGCGGTGGTGGAGACCGTGGTGGATGACCGGCTGGCTGAAATGTTCGGGAAGAAAGCATAG
- a CDS encoding AraC family transcriptional regulator yields the protein MENNTLSAINKGCWGIEDASSKSAVRAFESVRGDGAAEPPVWREMELRPGLRLSAFEAALFKGFSFSYHKKNNYIDFGFFLEGSIINNMHETSLGPLRVENLPGSGGLGFFHEISGVVESTVEGRARTIHLHISPELLHELLCTDMDSIHDDLKGVLENRNANEFFIHHTMDPAVQAAANELFYGFVGDNCSRLYLEGKALELIGLQVMKLESPERGRSSGLSLLEIERIKSIQDELKEKFDNPPTMAELARAHMMSISKIQAGFQQLYGMTVFAFLKEYKLRKARMLFEAGDMNVSEVAWALGYTNLSHFSAAFKKKYGVLPKKFLTSVRDKKVRSYANEKFKQ from the coding sequence ATGGAAAACAATACGCTTTCCGCTATAAATAAAGGTTGTTGGGGAATCGAAGATGCCTCATCTAAAAGTGCTGTCCGTGCATTTGAATCTGTAAGGGGGGATGGGGCAGCGGAACCTCCTGTCTGGCGGGAAATGGAGCTTCGTCCCGGATTGCGGCTTAGTGCTTTTGAAGCCGCTCTTTTTAAGGGTTTTTCTTTCAGCTACCACAAGAAAAACAATTATATTGATTTTGGCTTTTTCCTTGAAGGATCAATCATCAACAATATGCATGAAACTTCCCTCGGGCCTTTGCGGGTGGAGAATTTACCCGGTAGCGGCGGTTTGGGTTTTTTCCATGAAATATCGGGTGTTGTCGAGTCTACAGTTGAGGGGCGGGCGAGGACCATCCATTTGCATATCAGCCCTGAACTACTGCACGAATTGCTCTGCACGGATATGGATTCAATTCATGATGATTTGAAAGGGGTGTTGGAAAATCGGAATGCAAATGAGTTTTTTATCCATCATACCATGGACCCGGCGGTGCAGGCCGCGGCTAATGAATTGTTTTACGGCTTTGTTGGTGACAATTGCAGCAGGCTTTATCTTGAAGGCAAGGCACTTGAGTTGATTGGCTTGCAGGTCATGAAGCTTGAATCTCCTGAGCGGGGTCGCAGTTCCGGGTTGAGTCTGCTCGAGATAGAACGCATTAAATCCATTCAGGATGAGTTGAAGGAAAAATTTGATAATCCGCCGACCATGGCTGAACTTGCCCGGGCGCATATGATGAGCATCTCCAAAATTCAAGCTGGTTTTCAGCAGCTTTACGGTATGACTGTTTTCGCTTTTCTCAAGGAATATAAGTTACGTAAGGCTCGAATGCTTTTTGAAGCAGGAGATATGAATGTGAGCGAAGTAGCATGGGCTTTGGGCTATACAAATCTGAGCCATTTCAGTGCGGCATTTAAGAAAAAGTACGGAGTGTTGCCAAAGAAGTTTTTGACTTCAGTGCGAGATAAAAAAGTGAGGAGTTACGCCAATGAAAAGTTCAAACAATGA
- a CDS encoding MFS transporter codes for MKSSNNERPQKASKLFKLSLLASMYLCQAIPLGYVFGSLPVILREQGVNLKAVGAIFALHLPWALKFLCASWVDRKYIPALGRRRSWILPLQWSGAAVLVCVSYFPPSADFGIMYGLLLLLSCVMATNDIAVDGYATDILEEEERPWGNSIQSAARFAGLMLGGGVMLFMNSNFGWQPLCLFLAAAVFSFSLPVLFHREIDPLITVPADKESSGEGVWAFIKKREVLRVLPILIAPTAFAFTSVQMRTPLLVDMGFDSRSVGTILMHCAYPAGLAGTFLSGWFLHRVGGRVFLRVFCSTVILLAAYTVFVACSGVIPYWQAALLLSIDNILIGAVMVWSFTLMMKVSAGKNAGTGFAVLSSLFIIIPMACGPVLGHVGDLLGMEGLYILLGLLCFAGFMVAEFAGRHEGRVGAARMVEFPG; via the coding sequence ATGAAAAGTTCAAACAATGAAAGACCGCAAAAGGCTTCAAAATTATTCAAGCTTTCCCTGTTGGCTTCCATGTATTTGTGTCAGGCCATACCGCTTGGTTATGTGTTCGGCAGTTTACCGGTTATCCTGCGTGAGCAGGGGGTGAATCTTAAGGCCGTAGGGGCAATTTTCGCACTTCATCTGCCGTGGGCCTTGAAGTTCCTCTGCGCTTCATGGGTGGACCGTAAATACATACCCGCCCTTGGCAGGCGCAGGTCATGGATACTTCCCTTGCAATGGAGCGGGGCGGCGGTGTTGGTCTGCGTGTCCTATTTTCCGCCGTCTGCTGATTTCGGCATCATGTACGGCCTGCTCCTTCTTTTAAGCTGCGTCATGGCCACCAATGATATTGCCGTGGATGGCTATGCTACTGATATTCTGGAAGAAGAGGAGCGTCCGTGGGGCAATTCCATCCAGTCCGCAGCCCGTTTTGCCGGGCTTATGCTCGGAGGCGGGGTCATGCTGTTCATGAACTCAAATTTCGGCTGGCAGCCCCTCTGCCTGTTTCTTGCCGCTGCTGTATTCTCCTTCAGCCTTCCGGTTCTTTTTCACCGGGAGATTGATCCCCTCATAACAGTACCGGCGGACAAGGAAAGCAGCGGGGAAGGGGTGTGGGCTTTTATTAAAAAGCGTGAAGTTCTCAGGGTTCTCCCTATTCTGATTGCTCCCACGGCGTTTGCCTTTACTTCGGTGCAGATGCGCACCCCGCTGCTGGTTGATATGGGATTTGATTCCCGAAGCGTGGGTACTATCCTCATGCACTGCGCCTACCCTGCGGGATTAGCCGGGACTTTTCTCAGCGGATGGTTTCTACACCGGGTGGGCGGGCGTGTTTTTTTGCGGGTTTTCTGCTCCACAGTGATCTTGCTGGCTGCGTATACGGTTTTCGTGGCCTGCTCCGGGGTAATCCCTTACTGGCAGGCGGCCCTGCTCTTGAGCATTGATAATATTCTCATCGGAGCGGTCATGGTCTGGAGTTTTACCCTGATGATGAAGGTGAGTGCCGGAAAGAATGCCGGGACCGGGTTTGCTGTCTTAAGCAGCTTGTTCATCATTATACCCATGGCATGTGGCCCTGTTCTCGGTCATGTGGGGGACCTGCTCGGTATGGAAGGGTTATACATTCTTTTGGGACTGCTTTGCTTTGCCGGATTTATGGTGGCTGAATTTGCCGGACGCCATGAAGGCAGGGTTGGAGCAGCACGTATGGTTGAATTTCCCGGATAG
- a CDS encoding RND family transporter — MNQIKQMLISFATKRSWMTIAMLLLLAVFCGSFFPKVVIDTDPEHMLPPDEPSRVFHNQAKEKFALSEIVVLGILNEQNPHGVFNPDTLKRVHELAEFARTLRWENPDDPSKMDGVIEVDMIAPSMVEHISQDGPGAISFDWLMSRAPSTQSQADIVKEKVFSNPMLVGQMASEDGKAICIYLPLTDKYQSYRVYTALQEKIKELGGDDEYHITGLPVAQDAIGIEMFTEMSLASPLAMGTIFLLLYFFFRKLSLTFLPMIIATLSVVMTMGTMIGCGFEVHIMSSMIPVFLMSIAVVDSIHILSEFFDLYTPEKGRKQTIVEVLNILFMPMLYTSLTSAAGFISLALTPIPPVQIFGVFVGLGIMVAWLLTIMFVPAYILVLPARIFSNFGLSKHGSGKTTLLSRILEKTGGISYRYAKPLLGLFLILLVVSAWGISKIQINDNPVKWFAPSHPIRLADTALNRHFAGTYPAYLILESEENEINFSASDKRRLTEKFVNFTDTLTPEFPDAREKGVIFMAELMEKSDPAADSFLDRAAAFAGRKAEKSTGDDFYLYDEFSSFFSLEKELLKPFKQPAMLSYLAGLQKEIEKAGLVGKSTAPADLVSKIHQELTDGEDASYRVPEKMQTVGECYMQFQQSHRPHDLWHYVTPDYNGACVVFQLTSGDNMVMEAVETFVSDYFKSNPPPCDITHNWAGLTYINVAWQSQMVEGMLRSFIGSFAIVLLMAVFLFRSFKWGVLCMVPLTITIAFIYGFIGLIGKDYDMPVAVLGVLTLGMSVDFAIHFVERSRKIYSKTGSWKKTLPRMYGAPARAISRNVLVIAIGFLPMLISALIPYRTTSLLLSSIMMISGILTLVAMPAIITVASRFFFAGAKLEIPAQSSSDATVTVKVNQ; from the coding sequence ATGAATCAAATAAAACAAATGCTGATTTCCTTCGCCACTAAAAGGAGCTGGATGACCATTGCCATGCTTCTGCTGCTGGCGGTGTTTTGCGGCTCTTTTTTTCCGAAGGTGGTTATTGATACCGATCCTGAGCATATGCTTCCACCGGACGAACCTTCCCGGGTTTTCCACAATCAGGCCAAGGAGAAATTCGCCCTTTCAGAAATTGTTGTACTCGGCATTCTTAACGAGCAAAACCCGCACGGAGTTTTTAATCCCGATACCTTAAAGCGTGTCCATGAGCTGGCGGAGTTTGCCCGGACCCTGCGCTGGGAAAATCCTGACGATCCCTCAAAGATGGATGGGGTCATCGAAGTGGATATGATTGCTCCGTCCATGGTGGAGCATATCAGTCAGGATGGGCCGGGAGCGATTTCATTTGACTGGCTCATGTCCCGGGCTCCGTCAACCCAGTCGCAGGCCGACATTGTAAAGGAAAAGGTTTTTTCCAACCCCATGCTGGTGGGGCAGATGGCTTCCGAAGACGGCAAGGCTATCTGCATCTACCTGCCTTTGACCGACAAGTATCAGAGCTACCGTGTTTATACTGCTTTGCAGGAGAAGATAAAGGAACTGGGCGGTGATGATGAATACCACATTACCGGTCTGCCCGTGGCGCAGGATGCAATCGGGATTGAAATGTTCACTGAGATGAGCCTGGCTTCACCGCTGGCCATGGGTACCATTTTTCTGCTTCTGTATTTCTTTTTCCGTAAGCTTTCATTGACCTTCCTGCCCATGATCATCGCCACCCTTTCCGTGGTCATGACCATGGGAACCATGATCGGCTGCGGATTTGAAGTGCACATCATGAGTTCTATGATCCCGGTCTTTTTAATGTCCATTGCGGTGGTGGATTCCATCCACATCCTATCGGAATTTTTCGACCTCTATACACCGGAAAAGGGTAGGAAACAGACCATTGTCGAGGTCCTGAATATCCTGTTCATGCCCATGCTCTATACTTCGCTTACTTCGGCGGCGGGCTTTATTTCCCTTGCCCTCACTCCTATTCCCCCGGTCCAGATATTCGGCGTGTTTGTGGGGCTGGGCATCATGGTCGCCTGGCTGCTGACCATCATGTTCGTTCCCGCCTATATATTGGTCCTTCCGGCCCGGATCTTCAGCAACTTCGGGCTTAGCAAACACGGCAGCGGCAAAACCACTTTGCTGTCCCGGATTCTGGAAAAAACCGGGGGAATCTCTTACCGCTACGCCAAACCGCTGCTGGGGCTGTTCCTGATATTGCTGGTTGTTTCCGCATGGGGAATAAGCAAAATCCAGATCAACGACAACCCGGTTAAGTGGTTTGCACCCAGCCATCCCATCCGTCTGGCCGACACCGCCTTGAACAGGCATTTTGCCGGAACCTATCCTGCTTATCTGATTCTGGAGAGTGAGGAGAATGAAATCAATTTCTCTGCATCCGATAAACGCAGGCTTACTGAGAAGTTCGTTAACTTTACCGACACCCTCACCCCTGAATTTCCGGACGCACGGGAGAAAGGGGTGATTTTCATGGCAGAGCTGATGGAGAAGTCTGATCCGGCAGCGGATTCGTTTCTTGACCGGGCAGCGGCTTTTGCCGGGCGTAAGGCGGAGAAATCCACAGGTGACGATTTCTACCTGTATGATGAATTCAGCAGTTTTTTCAGTCTTGAAAAAGAACTCCTGAAGCCTTTTAAGCAGCCCGCAATGCTCAGTTACCTTGCCGGATTGCAAAAGGAAATCGAGAAAGCGGGACTGGTGGGCAAGAGTACTGCCCCGGCTGATCTGGTCAGCAAAATACATCAGGAACTGACGGATGGCGAGGATGCCAGCTATCGCGTGCCTGAAAAAATGCAGACCGTTGGTGAATGCTACATGCAGTTCCAGCAGAGCCACCGTCCGCACGATCTCTGGCATTACGTGACCCCGGATTACAACGGAGCCTGCGTGGTTTTCCAGCTTACCAGCGGTGATAATATGGTCATGGAAGCGGTGGAAACCTTTGTCAGCGACTACTTCAAAAGCAATCCTCCGCCCTGCGACATCACTCACAACTGGGCCGGATTGACTTACATCAACGTGGCTTGGCAGAGCCAGATGGTGGAAGGCATGCTGCGTTCATTTATCGGTAGTTTCGCCATTGTCCTGCTCATGGCTGTGTTTCTGTTCCGTTCATTCAAATGGGGTGTGTTGTGTATGGTTCCGCTGACCATAACCATCGCTTTCATTTACGGTTTCATCGGTCTGATAGGTAAGGATTACGATATGCCTGTAGCGGTTCTCGGCGTACTTACGCTGGGAATGTCGGTTGACTTTGCCATCCATTTTGTGGAGCGCAGCCGGAAAATCTACTCCAAGACCGGATCATGGAAGAAGACCCTGCCCAGAATGTACGGTGCCCCGGCAAGGGCCATCAGCCGCAATGTGCTGGTTATCGCCATCGGGTTCCTGCCCATGCTCATTTCGGCTTTGATTCCTTACCGCACCACCAGTTTGCTGCTTTCATCCATCATGATGATTTCTGGCATCCTGACTTTGGTAGCCATGCCCGCAATCATCACCGTGGCCTCAAGGTTCTTCTTTGCCGGAGCCAAGCTGGAGATTCCGGCGCAGTCCAGTTCTGATGCAACAGTGACGGTGAAGGTTAATCAATAA
- a CDS encoding acyl-CoA dehydratase activase has protein sequence MNSIGIDIGYSSVKVAVLDEQRKIIARRYMLHKGRPVQVLSQMLDELKQEFGTETLYGAVVGSGGKIFSEEGQVYGANYLAAAVEGARLLAPACASIIEIGGQRAGFITGFSAAKKGGIEFSLNPDCSAGTGSFLEEQASRIGIEIEDYSRIEAEANSTPRIAGRCSVFAKTDITHHQQEGVSIPDILRGLAYATARNYRNAVMRGLPKRAPFFFAGGVSRNKAIISALRKVLDLDDDQLVVHQQGKVAGAVGAAVIGFKELKTVNVALLLDSLKKRRGPLFCEEDKVVLPALSGYGVADVTGKHICRNISMETDPVDCWVGVDVGSTSTNVVLVDSDNRVLGYRYLRTAGDPVKAVKTGLAELGDDFAGKVNVLGAATTGSGRNMTGRLIGADIIKDEITAQARAAVSFCPDVDTVFEIGGQDSKFISIKNGAVSDFQMNKVCAAGTGSFIEEQAKKIGIALDDYADISFRSEAPLNLGERCTVFMETSIAAHLAQGDPIEDIAAGLCYSIIKNYTNRVLGRKKVGKKILLQGGVAYNQAIINAFRAVHGMEVQVPPFFSVTGAVGAAIIAREEMEGATSFKGFCLENEQPDLVEVEAEPQFAPGSFNKQVQDFIFRDYDGVVDPRKKSVGMPRALFSFGMFTMFHTFFKALDMNVVLSDFTSGETIRMAQEYALDETCYPVKLVNGHAAELVKRGVDYLFFPDLFTAFHPSSKSRQNYGCPYMQLAFKIVSEAMKLDDKNIKLLAPTLAFSQGQEFVQSEFMSLGRQLGKTPEEAGAALKAAMEAQHDLLKRMKERGWETLNSLDPNTKAFVLISKIYGVADPVLNMGIPDKLAEMGYRTIPLYDLPESDIFMEHPNMFWPFGQHMLAAAKLVAKHPNLYPIFLTHHGCGPDTVFAHYYGEILKDKPSLTIEVDEHSSSVGVQTRVEAFVNSLSRVPEREALAVEEYVNMGSADPVNILTDYSQLGSRPLLLPDLYPYSDIGCAVLKAGGIDARVIPATSKESVDVGSRYSSGNEYFSLTALLGEVLSSLQKNMGAVSPAVLIPQNEGAEVDGQYSRFMRCVFDQEGLEDVQLISPFMEELRMLNDDDARMLFLCLLAGDLVLHAPAESRSDTLEFLLRLASRGQLNIEKLESTARIIRESLALQDHEGAIMAIGEPLVLYKSALNDHIFKRLEEQDRRVIYAPLSEYVWNLWYDYYNFNKVDSHSSMRSNIALFKEYMERISERLGEFSHYESNFGSLKKTADRGLGYYSGGFGRYRGAKIMERVAGVKGVISVTSMYENTGISLGILKDRLDDKPYAPILSLTFDGNRNENNRLKVDSFLYNL, from the coding sequence ATGAACAGCATAGGTATAGACATTGGTTATTCCTCGGTAAAAGTGGCTGTTCTTGATGAGCAGCGGAAGATAATTGCAAGAAGGTATATGCTTCATAAAGGGCGTCCGGTTCAGGTTCTGAGCCAGATGTTGGATGAGCTGAAGCAGGAGTTTGGTACAGAGACACTTTACGGGGCAGTAGTCGGGTCCGGTGGGAAGATTTTCTCAGAAGAGGGTCAGGTTTATGGTGCTAACTATCTGGCTGCTGCGGTGGAAGGAGCACGATTGCTCGCTCCCGCCTGCGCGTCGATTATCGAGATCGGTGGGCAGCGGGCCGGTTTTATTACCGGGTTTAGCGCGGCGAAGAAGGGGGGCATTGAGTTTTCACTTAACCCTGATTGCTCTGCCGGGACAGGCTCATTTCTCGAAGAGCAGGCTTCGCGCATAGGTATTGAGATTGAGGATTATTCTCGTATTGAGGCTGAGGCAAATTCAACCCCCAGAATTGCAGGGCGATGCAGTGTTTTTGCCAAGACCGACATCACCCATCACCAGCAGGAAGGGGTATCTATTCCGGATATTCTGCGCGGGCTGGCCTATGCTACAGCCAGAAATTACCGCAATGCGGTCATGCGCGGGTTACCCAAACGTGCCCCGTTCTTTTTTGCGGGGGGGGTATCACGGAACAAAGCTATCATTTCTGCTCTGCGTAAGGTGCTGGATTTAGATGATGACCAGTTAGTAGTTCACCAGCAAGGGAAGGTTGCCGGAGCTGTGGGGGCAGCGGTTATTGGATTTAAAGAACTAAAAACAGTGAATGTCGCGCTGTTGCTGGATTCCCTTAAAAAGCGTCGCGGGCCTCTTTTTTGTGAAGAAGATAAGGTCGTTTTGCCTGCCCTGTCTGGTTATGGAGTTGCAGACGTTACGGGCAAGCATATCTGCCGGAATATCTCTATGGAAACAGATCCCGTGGATTGCTGGGTCGGAGTGGATGTGGGGTCCACCAGTACCAACGTAGTGTTGGTTGATTCTGATAACCGGGTGCTGGGTTACCGCTATTTGCGTACTGCGGGTGATCCGGTCAAAGCGGTTAAAACCGGGCTGGCCGAGCTTGGAGATGATTTTGCCGGGAAAGTTAATGTTCTCGGCGCGGCAACCACCGGTTCTGGACGTAACATGACCGGGCGGCTTATTGGCGCGGATATAATCAAAGATGAAATCACTGCACAGGCCCGGGCTGCGGTCAGCTTTTGCCCGGATGTGGATACGGTCTTTGAGATCGGCGGGCAGGATTCAAAGTTCATTTCCATTAAGAACGGAGCTGTTTCAGATTTTCAGATGAACAAGGTCTGCGCCGCCGGAACCGGCTCATTTATTGAGGAGCAGGCTAAAAAGATCGGCATTGCACTGGATGATTACGCGGATATTTCTTTCAGGAGTGAAGCCCCTCTTAATCTGGGTGAACGCTGCACCGTGTTCATGGAAACCAGTATTGCCGCACATCTCGCGCAGGGTGATCCAATTGAAGATATTGCAGCCGGGCTTTGCTATTCCATCATTAAAAATTACACCAACCGGGTGCTCGGCCGCAAAAAAGTAGGGAAGAAAATCCTCCTGCAAGGCGGGGTGGCCTATAATCAAGCCATTATCAATGCATTTCGCGCTGTCCACGGCATGGAAGTACAGGTGCCGCCATTTTTCAGTGTTACCGGAGCTGTCGGCGCGGCTATCATTGCCCGCGAAGAGATGGAAGGGGCAACATCGTTTAAAGGGTTCTGCTTGGAAAATGAGCAGCCGGATTTAGTAGAAGTTGAAGCCGAGCCGCAATTCGCTCCCGGTTCATTCAACAAGCAGGTGCAGGACTTTATTTTCCGCGACTATGACGGAGTTGTTGATCCCCGGAAAAAGAGTGTGGGAATGCCCCGCGCCCTGTTCTCCTTCGGTATGTTCACCATGTTTCATACTTTCTTCAAGGCATTGGATATGAACGTGGTCCTTTCCGATTTCACTTCCGGGGAAACTATCAGGATGGCTCAGGAATACGCACTTGATGAAACCTGTTATCCGGTCAAGCTGGTCAACGGTCATGCTGCAGAGCTGGTTAAGCGCGGAGTTGATTATCTTTTTTTTCCTGATCTTTTCACTGCTTTCCATCCCAGCTCCAAATCCCGTCAGAACTACGGATGCCCTTACATGCAGCTGGCTTTTAAAATTGTCAGTGAAGCCATGAAGCTTGACGATAAAAACATCAAGCTGCTGGCTCCCACCCTTGCTTTCAGTCAGGGGCAGGAGTTCGTGCAGTCTGAATTTATGTCCTTGGGGAGGCAGCTGGGTAAAACCCCGGAAGAGGCGGGGGCCGCCCTTAAAGCTGCAATGGAGGCGCAGCATGATTTGTTGAAGCGGATGAAAGAAAGGGGATGGGAAACTTTGAATTCCCTTGATCCCAACACCAAGGCTTTTGTGCTTATTTCCAAGATATACGGAGTGGCCGATCCGGTGCTGAATATGGGTATCCCGGATAAATTAGCTGAAATGGGCTATCGGACCATTCCCCTCTATGATCTGCCGGAATCGGATATTTTCATGGAGCATCCCAATATGTTCTGGCCTTTTGGTCAGCACATGTTGGCCGCTGCCAAGCTGGTGGCCAAGCATCCTAATCTCTACCCCATATTCCTGACCCACCACGGCTGCGGACCGGATACGGTCTTTGCCCATTATTACGGGGAAATCCTGAAGGATAAACCATCCCTGACCATTGAGGTGGACGAGCATTCATCCAGCGTGGGTGTACAGACCCGGGTGGAAGCATTTGTGAACAGTTTGAGCAGGGTGCCGGAGCGCGAGGCTCTTGCAGTGGAGGAATATGTGAACATGGGCAGTGCTGATCCGGTGAATATTCTGACTGATTATTCACAGCTCGGTTCCCGTCCTCTGTTGCTGCCGGACCTTTATCCTTATTCTGATATCGGCTGCGCCGTACTTAAGGCCGGCGGGATTGATGCCCGGGTTATCCCTGCCACTTCAAAAGAGTCTGTGGATGTAGGGAGCAGGTATTCTTCCGGTAATGAGTACTTTTCCCTGACAGCTCTGCTGGGGGAGGTGCTTTCTTCCTTGCAGAAGAATATGGGCGCAGTCAGTCCGGCTGTACTAATCCCCCAGAATGAGGGAGCTGAAGTGGACGGTCAGTACAGCCGTTTTATGCGCTGCGTATTTGATCAGGAAGGGCTTGAGGATGTGCAGTTGATATCCCCGTTTATGGAAGAGTTGCGCATGCTCAACGATGACGATGCCCGTATGCTTTTTCTCTGCCTGCTGGCCGGCGATCTTGTGTTGCATGCTCCTGCTGAGTCGCGTTCGGATACCCTTGAGTTTTTGCTCCGGCTTGCCTCACGCGGTCAATTGAACATTGAGAAGCTTGAATCAACTGCCCGGATCATTCGTGAAAGTCTTGCTTTGCAGGATCATGAGGGTGCAATCATGGCCATTGGTGAGCCATTGGTCCTTTATAAATCCGCACTTAATGACCATATTTTTAAGAGGCTGGAAGAACAGGATCGCCGGGTGATTTACGCTCCTTTGAGCGAATATGTCTGGAATCTCTGGTATGACTATTACAATTTCAACAAGGTTGATTCCCATTCGTCCATGCGCAGCAATATCGCCCTGTTCAAGGAATATATGGAAAGGATTTCAGAGCGGCTGGGCGAATTCAGCCATTATGAAAGCAATTTCGGCTCCCTTAAGAAAACCGCTGACCGGGGGCTTGGATATTATTCCGGTGGATTCGGCCGTTACCGGGGAGCCAAGATCATGGAAAGGGTGGCCGGGGTGAAAGGAGTTATCTCGGTTACTTCCATGTACGAGAATACCGGGATCAGCCTCGGTATCCTAAAGGATCGCCTTGATGACAAGCCCTATGCTCCGATTT